From Actinomyces sp. oral taxon 171 str. F0337, one genomic window encodes:
- a CDS encoding DUF2339 domain-containing protein: MSIPSTVGPNVSLVLQRLDLIERKIDWLAERVTWLTYSSTTPTQESSDFPTTVMSSAPVSTSKESAATDVVDGYSAEPSPADTPHQPETTPPASTSEASTVSETPWQRLDEPAAQAPVNEVPLDDKAAHTKTTTPSEAPRAPRGEVPPAPYGQEPAPVEPEQASAPWTSPDSMHHAPVAGAASHMQGSGPAGTGQARSAGTEQIPGWAQRAMREGNLGRYLLSGAAAVLVLSAGVSLLALVWDSIPDPVKILGLALIAVTMTAAGAQLGISRPRYRVAAATITGTGGGLGFVSIVGAVLLNGMLSPEPALVLMACWGLVLLAVSHMTRVLFTAVVSTLGALVTIGFAVSHVVRQPQAALITWLMISIYVTVLALTCVVLSRNTERMRLAAWYPVTSMVATATALIAAPIQPMLRTSVASGTGIVLTLCLLLVCQTLHASTQLWSIGVETSGWDWGPTAVILMLRIGNLMTEQMSLRLGHTVIVITFLLELLLLALAALATLPIHCPAGWRRAMAIGHEVAFFPLALIGMAIIDDPRVYLFVIVAAMPCLLPAILNARVEPAPILALLGTVPILMAPGAAHSRGDTWSLIVSVVISALMVIMAEGLGDRAACSSPVPASHSAPSHVQTRVLALRAALAVVAFNIAVVIPFLGSGLVGDSQSAWAALRAVPGLATITFIALGAFSSGATPKRVLSGQCRGSRYRVGPRGEALPGPAGNQAGAPAPSWILSAMVAVLAMVTLSWAEDASSSIWMLLLVAVALGVGACATWLLLPWRRCAEVCLSLAIGNSLLMWLSVIVATEVDPGSVLMSVLVLLTGGACIVLGFRARLTILRHYGLTLVLLSVLKLAVMDVAAQNSIIRVISLAAAGVVCFVLSLLYNRYAQEQRHENDQNPVDSRNI, encoded by the coding sequence GTGTCCATACCGTCCACTGTCGGCCCGAATGTCTCCTTGGTACTGCAGAGACTGGACCTCATCGAGAGGAAGATCGACTGGCTCGCAGAACGCGTCACCTGGCTGACCTACTCCTCCACCACCCCAACGCAGGAGAGCAGTGACTTCCCCACCACGGTGATGAGCAGCGCCCCTGTTTCCACCTCGAAGGAGAGCGCGGCCACCGACGTCGTTGATGGTTACTCTGCGGAACCCTCACCCGCTGACACGCCGCACCAGCCTGAGACGACACCGCCCGCAAGCACCTCGGAAGCGAGCACGGTCTCCGAGACCCCCTGGCAACGCCTCGACGAACCTGCTGCTCAGGCCCCCGTCAACGAAGTTCCCCTGGATGACAAAGCCGCTCACACCAAGACAACCACGCCTTCGGAGGCCCCCCGAGCACCCCGAGGCGAGGTGCCGCCGGCACCTTACGGTCAGGAGCCCGCCCCCGTGGAGCCCGAGCAAGCCTCGGCACCCTGGACGAGCCCGGACTCGATGCATCATGCACCCGTTGCGGGCGCTGCCTCTCATATGCAGGGAAGCGGACCGGCCGGGACCGGCCAGGCACGCAGCGCAGGCACCGAGCAGATCCCCGGATGGGCCCAGCGAGCGATGCGGGAGGGCAACCTCGGACGCTATCTGCTCTCCGGCGCCGCAGCGGTGCTCGTCCTGTCTGCCGGGGTGAGTCTTCTGGCTCTCGTCTGGGACTCCATTCCTGACCCGGTCAAGATCCTGGGACTGGCACTCATCGCGGTCACGATGACAGCGGCCGGCGCTCAGCTGGGGATCAGTCGTCCCCGTTACCGCGTCGCTGCGGCGACGATCACGGGAACTGGTGGAGGACTCGGCTTCGTTTCCATCGTGGGAGCCGTCCTTCTCAATGGAATGCTCAGCCCAGAGCCCGCTCTGGTGCTCATGGCCTGCTGGGGGCTCGTACTCCTGGCCGTGTCCCACATGACACGGGTGCTGTTCACCGCGGTCGTCTCAACCCTCGGCGCCCTGGTGACCATCGGATTCGCAGTCAGCCACGTGGTGCGTCAGCCGCAGGCCGCGCTCATCACGTGGCTGATGATCAGTATCTACGTCACGGTACTGGCACTGACCTGCGTGGTCCTGTCGCGCAACACGGAGCGGATGAGGCTGGCCGCCTGGTATCCGGTGACGTCAATGGTGGCCACGGCGACGGCCCTCATCGCCGCCCCGATCCAACCGATGCTGCGCACCTCCGTCGCCAGCGGCACCGGTATCGTTCTGACCCTGTGCCTACTGCTGGTGTGCCAGACACTCCATGCCAGCACACAGCTGTGGAGCATCGGTGTCGAGACCTCGGGATGGGACTGGGGCCCAACGGCGGTGATCCTCATGCTGAGGATCGGAAACCTGATGACGGAGCAGATGAGCCTGCGCCTGGGGCACACCGTCATCGTCATCACCTTCCTCCTCGAGCTCCTCCTGCTGGCCTTGGCGGCACTCGCGACACTCCCGATCCACTGCCCCGCTGGTTGGCGCCGTGCCATGGCGATCGGGCACGAGGTTGCGTTCTTCCCCCTCGCACTGATCGGGATGGCGATCATTGACGACCCCAGGGTCTATCTCTTCGTCATCGTGGCTGCGATGCCGTGCCTGCTTCCGGCGATCTTGAACGCAAGAGTGGAGCCGGCCCCGATCCTTGCCCTTCTCGGGACGGTGCCGATTCTCATGGCCCCGGGCGCTGCTCACTCCCGCGGCGACACCTGGTCGCTGATCGTCTCCGTGGTGATCTCTGCGCTCATGGTCATCATGGCCGAAGGACTCGGTGACCGAGCCGCATGCAGCTCTCCGGTCCCTGCTTCACATTCCGCGCCGTCGCACGTCCAGACACGGGTACTGGCCCTGCGGGCGGCACTGGCGGTGGTGGCCTTCAATATCGCCGTCGTCATTCCGTTCCTGGGCTCCGGTCTCGTGGGTGACTCCCAGAGCGCCTGGGCGGCGCTGCGCGCGGTTCCAGGCCTGGCGACGATCACATTCATCGCTCTGGGGGCGTTCTCAAGCGGAGCCACGCCTAAGCGAGTGCTCAGTGGTCAGTGCCGAGGATCCCGCTACCGGGTGGGTCCTCGCGGCGAGGCCCTGCCCGGTCCGGCGGGAAATCAGGCAGGAGCACCGGCGCCGTCGTGGATCCTCTCAGCGATGGTGGCCGTGCTGGCAATGGTGACGCTGTCGTGGGCCGAGGATGCCTCCTCGTCGATCTGGATGCTGCTGCTGGTCGCCGTCGCCCTGGGGGTGGGGGCATGCGCCACGTGGCTCCTGCTTCCCTGGCGGCGGTGTGCGGAGGTGTGCCTGAGCCTTGCGATCGGCAACTCACTGCTCATGTGGCTCTCAGTCATAGTGGCCACCGAGGTCGACCCGGGTTCGGTCCTCATGTCGGTGCTGGTACTGCTGACGGGCGGAGCCTGCATCGTCCTCGGGTTCAGGGCGCGTCTGACAATCCTGCGCCACTACGGACTGACCCTGGTGCTCCTGTCCGTACTCAAGCTCGCCGTTATGGACGTGGCCGCGCAGAACTCGATCATTCGAGTCATCTCCCTGGCGGCCGCAGGTGTCGTCTGCTTCGTCCTGTCGCTGCTCTACAACCGCTACGCGCAGGAGCAGCGTCACGAGAACGACCAGAACCCCGTGGACTCCAGGAACATCTGA
- a CDS encoding YciI family protein encodes MSKIYAVEYRYVTDKDEEMAAGRPSHRAFTSRLADEGRLLAAGPYVGTHDALIVVRAEDEAGALALLEEDPFQQAGYINERIPREWNPVIGVLA; translated from the coding sequence ATGAGCAAGATCTACGCCGTCGAGTACCGCTACGTCACCGACAAGGACGAGGAGATGGCCGCCGGCCGCCCCTCGCACCGCGCCTTCACCAGCCGTCTGGCCGATGAGGGCCGACTGCTGGCCGCCGGCCCCTACGTGGGCACCCACGACGCCCTCATCGTCGTGCGCGCCGAGGACGAGGCCGGCGCGCTGGCCCTGCTCGAGGAGGATCCCTTCCAGCAGGCCGGCTACATCAACGAGCGCATCCCGCGCGAGTGGAACCCGGTCATCGGGGTCCTGGCCTGA
- a CDS encoding HAD-IC family P-type ATPase, with translation MSTTNPSESPVNGLNAAQVAERVSAGRTNEYRERTSRSAAQILRANVFTIFNGILGVALVLVLALGHWADALFGFVLLLNTATGTLAEIRAKRALDRLAVLETPRAVVLRDGTETEVAVGEVVIDDVVRLRAGQQVPADGEVLISDGLEIDESILTGESRPVRPVSGAQVMSGTTVTAGTGLFRTTAVGGDAYAHRLAREARRYSLVVSELQAGTNRVLHWISWVIVPVALVLVWSQLRLSGSIAETWSSGAWRHAVVAGIAGVVSMVPQGLVLLTSVNFATASLSLARRNVLAQELPAVEVLARVDTLCLDKTGTITTGRIRLGEVQGPDGDQAPSEVLSALALLSTVGEANATADAIREGLSDLRGLGEQGLKDAREPGNTGSSADVESVPFSSRRKWSAVRDRSGTTWVLGAPEIVLAGHSESVLDRARQIAAQGVRVVALARSGSPWRSAPGEDDSRLPGHLEAAGIVILTEEIRPDAAETLAYFRQQGVDAKVISGDSPETVAAVARQAGVTAPDGGELVALDARTLPAGAGGGHETDEDLERLADAVEGASVLGRVTPEQKRALVRALKSRGHVVAMTGDGVNDALALKDADLGIAMGNGAPATKAVARLVLLKGEFSALPGVVAQGRRVMANTERIASLFLAKTIYASLIAVVVSAMAVAYPFLPRQFTVVSSLTIGIPAFVLALAPSNQRYRQGFLGRVLSLCVPAGLMAGTVTLSTYLWLTLTHAPRAQVTTATTLVLITCGLWLLTLTARPLTSWRLGLVVLMGAIAVLGVVAPPVRAFFLLAWPTPGVWWVIALMACLAIVGIELVHLVRRRIVRGRG, from the coding sequence GTGAGCACCACGAACCCCTCTGAGTCCCCGGTGAACGGGCTCAACGCGGCCCAGGTCGCTGAGCGTGTCAGCGCCGGACGGACCAACGAGTACCGCGAGCGGACCTCCCGCAGCGCGGCCCAGATCCTGCGGGCCAATGTCTTCACGATCTTCAACGGCATCCTCGGCGTCGCGCTGGTTCTCGTCCTCGCACTGGGGCACTGGGCGGACGCGCTGTTCGGTTTCGTCCTGCTGCTCAACACCGCCACGGGCACCCTGGCAGAGATTCGCGCCAAGCGTGCCCTGGACCGTCTCGCTGTGCTGGAGACCCCCCGTGCCGTTGTCCTGAGGGACGGGACCGAGACTGAGGTGGCGGTCGGCGAGGTCGTCATCGACGACGTCGTACGACTCCGGGCCGGCCAGCAGGTACCTGCGGACGGGGAAGTCCTGATCAGCGACGGCCTTGAGATCGATGAGTCGATCCTCACCGGTGAGTCCCGACCTGTGCGCCCCGTGAGCGGAGCGCAGGTCATGTCCGGGACCACAGTGACGGCCGGGACCGGGTTGTTCCGCACCACCGCGGTCGGCGGGGACGCCTACGCCCACCGGCTGGCCAGGGAGGCCCGCAGGTACTCACTCGTTGTCAGTGAGCTGCAGGCCGGGACCAATCGGGTGCTGCACTGGATCAGCTGGGTCATCGTGCCCGTGGCCCTGGTACTGGTGTGGTCCCAGCTGCGGTTGAGCGGAAGCATTGCCGAGACCTGGAGCAGCGGTGCCTGGCGGCACGCGGTCGTTGCCGGTATCGCCGGCGTGGTCAGCATGGTGCCCCAGGGCCTGGTGCTCCTGACCTCCGTCAACTTCGCCACCGCCTCCCTGTCCCTGGCCAGGCGCAACGTCCTGGCTCAGGAGCTGCCCGCCGTCGAGGTCCTGGCCCGGGTCGATACCCTGTGCCTGGATAAGACCGGCACCATTACCACCGGCCGTATCCGCCTCGGAGAGGTCCAGGGTCCCGACGGCGACCAGGCGCCCTCCGAGGTGCTCTCGGCGCTCGCACTTCTCAGTACGGTGGGGGAGGCCAACGCCACCGCCGATGCCATCAGGGAGGGGCTCAGTGATCTCAGAGGCCTTGGCGAGCAGGGCCTCAAGGATGCCCGGGAACCCGGAAATACGGGCTCCTCGGCCGACGTGGAGTCGGTGCCCTTCTCCTCTCGCCGCAAGTGGTCCGCGGTTCGCGACCGGTCCGGCACCACCTGGGTGCTCGGCGCCCCAGAGATCGTCCTGGCAGGACACAGCGAGTCAGTGCTGGACCGTGCTCGTCAGATCGCTGCGCAGGGAGTGCGTGTCGTGGCCCTGGCCCGATCGGGATCGCCCTGGAGGTCGGCTCCGGGAGAGGATGATTCGCGGCTTCCCGGTCACCTCGAGGCCGCAGGGATCGTGATCCTCACTGAGGAGATACGCCCCGACGCCGCTGAGACCCTCGCCTACTTCCGCCAGCAGGGAGTCGATGCCAAGGTCATCTCCGGTGACAGTCCCGAGACGGTGGCCGCGGTCGCCCGCCAGGCCGGGGTCACCGCCCCTGACGGCGGCGAGCTCGTTGCCCTGGACGCACGTACCCTGCCTGCTGGTGCAGGCGGCGGGCACGAGACGGATGAGGACCTGGAGCGCCTGGCCGACGCGGTTGAGGGCGCCAGCGTCCTGGGACGCGTCACCCCCGAGCAGAAACGGGCACTGGTGCGGGCACTGAAGTCCCGAGGGCACGTCGTCGCCATGACCGGGGACGGCGTCAACGACGCCCTGGCACTCAAGGACGCCGACCTCGGCATCGCCATGGGTAACGGAGCTCCGGCCACTAAGGCGGTGGCGCGCCTGGTGCTGCTCAAGGGAGAGTTCTCGGCCCTGCCCGGGGTCGTGGCTCAGGGACGCCGTGTCATGGCCAACACCGAGCGCATCGCCTCCCTGTTCCTGGCCAAGACCATCTACGCGTCCCTCATCGCCGTCGTCGTGTCGGCCATGGCGGTCGCCTACCCGTTCCTGCCCCGCCAGTTCACGGTCGTCTCCTCGCTGACGATCGGGATCCCCGCCTTCGTCCTGGCTCTAGCCCCCAGCAACCAGCGCTACCGGCAGGGCTTCCTCGGCCGGGTGCTCAGCCTGTGCGTACCGGCGGGACTCATGGCGGGAACCGTGACCCTGTCCACGTACCTCTGGCTGACGCTCACCCACGCCCCGCGGGCCCAGGTGACCACGGCAACGACCCTGGTGCTCATCACCTGCGGGCTGTGGCTGCTCACGCTCACCGCCAGACCGTTGACGAGCTGGCGTCTGGGGCTGGTGGTCCTCATGGGGGCGATCGCGGTTCTCGGCGTCGTCGCCCCACCGGTGCGCGCCTTCTTCCTCCTGGCCTGGCCCACCCCAGGGGTGTGGTGGGTGATCGCACTCATGGCATGCCTGGCCATCGTTGGAATCGAGCTGGTTCACCTGGTGCGGCGCCGGATCGTGCGCGGTCGGGGGTGA
- a CDS encoding TerC family protein, which yields MDVHILGWIGLAAIIMTLIVIDIVGHVRTPHEPTMKEAAVWSVAYIAMALVFGGIVWFVWGGGFAQEYLAGYITEKALSIDNLFVFVIMMSSFKVPRKYQQEVLLAGIVIALILRLIFILAGAALIENFSWVFYFFGAWLLWTAFAQAREGVEDSDDEDEEYKPSGFVKLIARVIPMTDGFVGGKVIHRHAGRTMITPMMLCIIAIGTADVMFAVDSIPAIYSLTSEPFLVFSANAFSLLGLRQLYFLIDGLLDRLVYLHYGLAVILGFIGFKLIVHALHTNEVPFINGGQEWHAIPEASIGVSLSVIITTVMVTVIASVLKSRADARRAEVAS from the coding sequence GTGGACGTCCACATCCTGGGGTGGATCGGCCTTGCGGCCATCATCATGACCCTCATCGTGATCGACATCGTCGGTCACGTGCGCACCCCCCACGAGCCCACCATGAAGGAAGCCGCCGTCTGGTCGGTGGCCTATATCGCCATGGCCCTGGTCTTCGGCGGCATCGTCTGGTTCGTGTGGGGCGGGGGCTTCGCCCAGGAGTACCTGGCCGGTTACATCACCGAGAAGGCGCTGAGCATCGACAACCTCTTCGTCTTCGTCATCATGATGTCCTCCTTCAAGGTGCCCCGGAAGTACCAGCAGGAGGTGCTGCTCGCCGGCATCGTCATCGCCCTCATCCTGCGGCTCATCTTCATCCTCGCCGGTGCCGCGCTCATCGAGAACTTCTCCTGGGTGTTCTACTTCTTCGGGGCCTGGCTTCTGTGGACCGCCTTCGCTCAGGCGCGGGAGGGCGTCGAGGACTCCGATGACGAGGATGAGGAGTACAAGCCCAGCGGCTTCGTCAAGCTCATCGCCCGCGTCATCCCCATGACCGACGGCTTCGTGGGCGGCAAGGTCATCCACCGCCACGCCGGTCGCACCATGATCACGCCCATGATGTTGTGCATCATCGCCATCGGCACCGCCGACGTCATGTTCGCCGTCGACTCCATCCCCGCGATCTACTCCCTGACCAGCGAGCCCTTCCTGGTGTTCTCCGCCAACGCCTTCTCCTTGCTGGGCCTGCGCCAGCTCTACTTCCTCATCGACGGGCTGCTCGACCGGCTCGTCTACCTCCACTACGGCCTGGCGGTCATCCTCGGCTTCATCGGCTTCAAGCTCATCGTTCACGCCCTGCACACCAACGAGGTGCCCTTCATCAACGGCGGCCAGGAGTGGCACGCCATTCCTGAGGCGTCGATCGGCGTGTCCCTGAGCGTCATCATCACCACCGTTATGGTCACGGTCATCGCCTCGGTCCTCAAGTCGCGAGCAGATGCCCGGCGTGCCGAGGTCGCATCCTGA
- a CDS encoding class I SAM-dependent methyltransferase: MGRLLLRSMNIGHGRLHQWGLKAAGIQLTDRVLDVGCGGGKAISRILEETRREVAGVDHSPEAVKTARSVNRAAISSGRLRIVESSVENLPFRDGFFDVVTAFETTYFWPELQAALTEIHRVLNRGGRLVIANEFADRASAGAWAGRLNMHVPDSEALAGAAYEAGFLMVDVSVHPHNGWLRLVAAK; encoded by the coding sequence ATGGGTCGCCTCCTGCTGCGCAGCATGAACATCGGGCACGGCCGCCTGCACCAGTGGGGCCTGAAGGCAGCGGGTATCCAGCTGACTGACAGGGTACTCGACGTCGGCTGCGGAGGTGGCAAGGCCATCTCCCGCATCCTGGAGGAGACGCGCCGTGAGGTCGCCGGCGTTGACCACTCCCCTGAGGCGGTCAAGACCGCACGGAGCGTCAACCGCGCCGCCATCTCCTCCGGACGCCTGCGGATCGTGGAGAGCTCAGTGGAGAACCTCCCCTTCCGTGACGGGTTCTTCGACGTGGTGACGGCTTTCGAAACCACTTATTTCTGGCCGGAACTGCAGGCCGCTCTTACTGAGATCCACCGGGTTCTCAACCGCGGTGGCAGGCTCGTGATCGCAAACGAGTTCGCTGATCGGGCGTCGGCGGGGGCCTGGGCGGGTCGCCTGAACATGCACGTCCCTGACAGCGAAGCCCTGGCCGGCGCAGCCTACGAGGCCGGTTTTCTGATGGTGGATGTCAGCGTCCATCCTCACAACGGCTGGCTGCGCCTCGTCGCTGCGAAGTAG
- the uvrA gene encoding excinuclease ABC subunit UvrA: MNDSLIIRGAREHNLKGVDLDLPRDTMIVFTGLSGSGKSSLAFDTIFAEGQRRYVESLSSYARQFLGQMDKPDVELIEGLSPAVSIDQKSTSRNPRSTVGTVTEIYDYLRLLYSRAGVQHCPVCDAVISSQTPQQIVDQVRALPEGTRFQVLAPVVRGRKGEYSELFGELRGRGFNRVRVDGAPERLDNPPTLNKRLKHDIEVIVDRLVVREGIRQRLTDSVETALGLAEGLVIIEQVDLPEDDPDRERRYSEKRACPNEHPLALDEMEPRTFSFNAPYGACPACTGIGTRLEVDPELVVPDEELTLAEGAVAPWSSHQKYFTRQLEALGKELSFDVDTPWRALPARAREAILRGKDYEVKVTYRNRWGRERIYSTGFEGVLDYVMRKHDETESDWSRERYQAYMREIPCPVCAGARLKPEVLAVRVGELSIAQLCELPISEARDFLADLNLTGQAAQIAGSVLTEINARLGFLVDVGLDYLSMARGAATLSGGEAQRIRLATQIGSGLVGVLYVLDEPSIGLHQRDNTRLIETLQRLRDLGNTLIVVEHDEDTIRSADWIVDIGPGAGELGGEVVYSGNIEGLARAEGSVTGDYLARRRQIEIPATRRKRDKNREVTVVGARENNLKDVTVSFPLGVLTAVTGVSGSGKSSLVNAILYQVLANRLNRARGVPGRHKTVRGVEHLDKVVHVDQSPIGRTPRSNPATYTGVWDHIRKIFAAVPESKVRGYGPGRFSFNVKGGRCESCKGDGTLKIEMNFLPDVYVPCEVCHGARYNRETLEIRYKDKTVADVLDMTIHQAAEFFSASSVISRHLNTLVEVGLGYVRLGQSATTLSGGEAQRVKLATELQRRSSGRTIYVLDEPTTGLHFEDIRKLLGVLQGLVDKGNSVVVIEHNLDVIANADWVIDMGPEGGKGGGTVVVAGTPEKVAATESSYTGQFLAPVLEAARG, translated from the coding sequence GTGAACGACTCTCTCATCATCCGTGGGGCCCGCGAGCACAATCTCAAGGGCGTGGACCTGGATCTGCCGCGCGACACGATGATCGTCTTCACCGGGCTGTCGGGCTCGGGCAAGTCCTCCCTCGCCTTCGACACGATCTTCGCCGAGGGGCAGCGCCGCTACGTGGAGTCCCTGTCCTCCTACGCCCGTCAGTTCCTCGGCCAGATGGACAAGCCCGATGTCGAGCTCATCGAGGGGCTGAGTCCCGCCGTCTCCATCGACCAGAAGTCCACCTCACGCAACCCCCGATCCACGGTGGGCACTGTGACGGAGATCTACGACTACCTGCGTCTGCTCTACTCGCGCGCCGGCGTCCAGCACTGCCCGGTCTGTGACGCTGTCATCTCCTCCCAGACCCCGCAGCAGATCGTCGACCAGGTCCGTGCCCTGCCCGAGGGCACTCGCTTCCAGGTTCTCGCCCCCGTGGTGCGCGGACGCAAGGGCGAGTACTCCGAGCTCTTCGGCGAGCTGCGTGGGCGCGGCTTCAACCGGGTGCGCGTCGACGGCGCCCCTGAGCGCCTCGACAATCCCCCGACCCTCAACAAACGACTCAAGCACGACATCGAGGTCATCGTCGACCGGCTCGTCGTCCGGGAGGGCATCCGCCAGCGCCTCACCGACTCGGTGGAGACGGCGCTCGGCCTGGCCGAGGGCCTGGTCATCATCGAGCAGGTCGACCTGCCTGAGGACGACCCCGACCGGGAGCGCCGCTACTCCGAGAAGCGCGCCTGCCCCAACGAGCACCCCCTGGCCCTGGACGAGATGGAGCCGCGCACCTTCTCCTTCAACGCCCCCTACGGCGCCTGCCCCGCCTGCACCGGGATCGGTACCCGGCTCGAGGTGGACCCCGAGCTCGTCGTCCCCGACGAGGAGCTGACCCTGGCCGAGGGCGCCGTTGCCCCCTGGTCGAGCCACCAGAAGTACTTCACCCGCCAGCTCGAGGCCCTGGGCAAGGAGCTCTCCTTCGACGTCGACACCCCCTGGCGCGCCCTACCGGCACGGGCCAGGGAGGCGATTCTGCGCGGTAAGGACTACGAGGTCAAGGTCACCTACCGCAACCGTTGGGGGCGCGAACGCATCTACTCCACCGGCTTTGAAGGGGTTCTCGACTACGTCATGCGCAAGCACGACGAGACCGAGTCCGACTGGTCCCGCGAGCGCTACCAGGCCTACATGCGTGAGATCCCCTGTCCCGTCTGTGCCGGGGCCCGGCTCAAGCCCGAGGTACTGGCCGTGCGCGTGGGCGAGCTGTCCATCGCTCAGCTGTGCGAGCTGCCGATCAGCGAGGCCCGAGACTTCCTGGCCGACCTCAACCTCACCGGCCAGGCCGCTCAGATCGCAGGCAGCGTCCTGACCGAGATCAACGCGCGCCTCGGCTTCCTCGTGGACGTGGGCCTGGACTACCTCAGCATGGCCCGCGGTGCGGCCACGCTCTCCGGAGGCGAGGCCCAACGCATCCGCCTGGCCACCCAGATCGGCTCAGGCCTGGTGGGGGTCCTCTACGTCCTGGACGAGCCCAGTATCGGCCTGCACCAGCGCGACAACACCCGACTCATCGAGACCCTCCAGCGGCTGCGGGACCTGGGCAACACACTCATCGTCGTCGAGCACGATGAGGACACCATCCGCTCGGCCGACTGGATCGTCGACATCGGTCCTGGCGCCGGCGAGCTGGGCGGCGAGGTCGTCTACTCCGGTAACATCGAGGGCCTGGCCAGAGCCGAGGGCTCGGTCACCGGCGACTACCTGGCCAGACGGCGTCAGATCGAGATCCCCGCGACTCGACGCAAGCGGGACAAGAACCGTGAGGTCACCGTTGTCGGCGCCCGTGAGAACAACCTCAAGGACGTCACCGTCTCCTTCCCACTCGGCGTACTGACCGCCGTCACAGGAGTATCCGGCTCGGGGAAGTCCTCCCTGGTCAACGCCATCCTCTATCAGGTGCTCGCCAACCGGCTCAACCGCGCCCGCGGCGTGCCCGGCAGGCACAAGACGGTGCGGGGCGTGGAGCACCTGGACAAGGTGGTGCACGTCGACCAGTCTCCGATCGGGCGCACCCCCCGGTCCAATCCCGCCACCTACACCGGGGTGTGGGACCACATCCGCAAGATCTTCGCGGCCGTGCCCGAGTCGAAGGTGCGCGGCTATGGACCCGGGCGGTTCTCCTTCAACGTCAAGGGCGGGCGCTGCGAGTCATGTAAGGGTGACGGCACGCTCAAGATCGAGATGAACTTCCTGCCCGACGTCTACGTTCCCTGCGAGGTCTGCCACGGCGCCCGCTACAACCGGGAGACACTGGAGATCCGTTACAAGGACAAGACGGTCGCCGACGTCCTGGACATGACCATCCACCAGGCGGCCGAGTTCTTCTCCGCCTCCTCAGTGATCTCCCGCCACCTCAACACCCTGGTCGAGGTGGGACTGGGGTATGTGCGCCTGGGGCAGTCGGCCACCACGCTCTCCGGCGGTGAGGCCCAGCGCGTCAAGCTCGCCACCGAGCTTCAGCGCCGGTCCTCCGGCCGAACCATCTACGTTCTCGATGAACCGACCACCGGGCTGCACTTCGAGGACATCCGCAAGCTGCTCGGGGTGCTTCAGGGACTGGTGGACAAGGGCAACTCCGTGGTGGTCATTGAGCACAATCTCGATGTCATCGCCAACGCCGACTGGGTCATTGACATGGGGCCCGAGGGCGGCAAGGGCGGGGGAACCGTCGTCGTGGCCGGCACGCCGGAGAAGGTCGCGGCCACTGAGTCGTCCTACACCGGCCAGTTCCTGGCTCCGGTGCTGGAGGCCGCCCGCGGCTGA